From one Amphiura filiformis chromosome 13, Afil_fr2py, whole genome shotgun sequence genomic stretch:
- the LOC140168715 gene encoding uncharacterized protein, with the protein MRTSIRMGSNDHQQLLRQLASHIGHEWCSLATYLGFRYDEIERIYMDNPTAAERNFAVLEKWRRKQLSSTDLIMELQQPLQACGRMDLAHKLIENASSKSPNFTKSCSHQSTQTICHVQNQAHQEHHRTNLPTSRQLHPIFFLIPNFTVHFVPSLIPSYDLQVLPNGLVIAIPLIPQLCCHRNRQVLIANALRGYDLIQLL; encoded by the exons ATGCGAACTAGCATAAGAATGG GTTCTAATGATCACCAACAACTACTACGGCAGTTAGCCAGTCATATTGGCCATGAATGGTGTTCACTGGCGACGTATCTGGGATTTCGCTATGATGAAATAGAGCGGATTTATATGGATAATCCAACTGCAGCTGAAAGGAATTTTGCAGTTTTGGAGAAGTGGAGACGGAAGCAACTATCGAGTACAGATTTGATTATGGAATTACAGCAACCTCTGCAGGCATGTGGAAGAATGGATCTCGCACACAAACTTATTG AAAACGCAAGTTCCAAGTCACCAAACTTTACTAAGTCTTGTTCTCATCAGTCAACACAAACAATCTGCCATGTTCAAAATCAGGCTCATCAAGAACATCACAGAACCAACTTGCCTACATCAAGACAGCTCCATCCGATCTTCTTCCTCATACCAAACTTCACCGTGCATTTTGTACCATCATTGATACCAAGCTACGATCTACAAGTCCTGCCCAATGGACTGGTGATAGCGATACCACTAATACCACAACTATGTTGCCATAGAAACAGACAAGTACTGATTGCCAATGCTCTTAGAGGCTATGACTTGATTCAGCTACTGTAA